One window of the Acinetobacter equi genome contains the following:
- a CDS encoding DJ-1/PfpI family protein, which translates to MIDVGILLFDEVEVLDFAGPFEVFSITTNEKEQKLFNVFTIAEKRQIYARNGLEVNAKYLLDNIPNIDILVIPGGHGAEMIELYNTKLLQWVKEQYKTTKIIFSVCTGAFILAEAGLLDRLNATTHWMDMERLAKDYPKVHVIKNVRYVDENKIITSAGISSGIHTSLYLVAKMFGRGIALKTAKRMEFDTVL; encoded by the coding sequence ATGATTGATGTTGGAATACTTTTGTTTGATGAAGTAGAAGTTTTAGATTTTGCTGGTCCATTTGAAGTTTTCTCCATTACAACAAATGAAAAAGAGCAGAAATTATTTAATGTTTTTACAATCGCAGAAAAAAGACAAATTTATGCAAGAAATGGCTTAGAAGTTAATGCAAAGTATTTGTTAGATAATATTCCCAATATAGATATTTTGGTTATCCCTGGTGGGCATGGGGCTGAAATGATAGAGCTATATAATACAAAATTACTTCAATGGGTGAAAGAGCAGTATAAAACCACAAAAATTATATTTTCTGTGTGCACAGGTGCTTTTATTTTGGCTGAGGCTGGGTTGTTAGATCGTTTAAATGCGACAACACATTGGATGGATATGGAGCGATTAGCAAAGGATTATCCTAAAGTACATGTAATTAAAAATGTTAGATATGTAGATGAAAATAAAATTATTACATCTGCAGGTATTTCTTCAGGTATTCATACTTCTTTGTATTTAGTTGCAAAAATGTTTGGGCGTGGTATAGCACTGAAAACAGCTAAACGAATGGAATTTGATACAGTGTTATAA